One segment of Nostoc piscinale CENA21 DNA contains the following:
- a CDS encoding PAS domain-containing protein — protein sequence MNIFMQIPLIPCNHSDAGQSMLLWLHIVSDSLIAIAYYSIPCTLLYFIRKRRDLPFNWIFLLFALLMLSCGTAHWIEIWTLWHPIYWLSGGMKAIASVVSLYTALELIRLMPQALTFPSPAQLEATNKELAREISERQKIEAALRCSEERWHLAVAGTSEAIWDWDITTNQTYRSERWYEMLGYKHHELSNEDDEWSKRIHPNDYEQVIAAQTAYLLKQAPDYNVEYRLRRKDGSYGWFRSRAKAVWDEQGNPVRLVGSLGEITDRKQVELVLQEREAMLRRIGDNLPNGAIYKVIRELDGSDRFYYLSAGIENIMEVSAADALQDASLLYSQFIPEDIPRLHAAENESRQHLSIFNIQLRICTPSNQLKWCHFRSSPRRLEDGRIAWDGMVVDITEFKRTEEILRKNEALLEEAQRVARLGNWEYDLATGKVSWSKGLFELFQRDSKLSPPTYTENLQLYHPEDREKLDQAVKRAIATGESYKLVLRATRVDNVEIYVEGIGYAEFNTNGEVARLYGTAQDITERKQAEAALQASERRFRGIFNNSFQFIGLLSVDGTLLEANQTALDFAGIKPEDVINRPFWETHWWTISPEIQEQLKQAIASATQGNFVRYEVDVLGANHQVATIDFSLRPLQDETGEVILLIPEGRDITERQAALRDRIQAEEKLRRSELQLTAAQHIAHVGSWEWNLGDEPQIWSVETFRIFGLCPIQPAPTQAEFLQMVHPDDRPGLQAHFLAAIVDAVPINVEYRIIRPDGSMRYLESRADVAYNTETKSIKLFGAVLDITERKQAELEIIKSRDLLEAIYNESADALFLVDPQTLLTLDCNHRAVELFAARCKADLIGIEGQTLHKRPFSSQEVADILAIMNQQGFWSQEIEYVTQQGNCFWGNIAIKQIRVAEQVMNLVRVTDISDRKLAEAALTRSEEQQRLTLEYTQIGTWDWNLQTNEVIWDDNHCRLLGLDPEISTAQYQLWRDAVHPEDIERIEQTVLQALADHTNFEAEYRVIFPNGEIRWLTGKGHGIYDTEGQPIRMLGVIIDISDRKLAEEKLKQAELQYRTLVEQIPGVVYTSPIAGTSEFAYISPQIQTLLNVPAQEWEAGLCNSWVNFVNPQDHPFVLQAVQTTLATGEPLNIEYRMMTQDNKVIWVQDQARLVLAPDGKTPILQGVAFNISDRKQAEQALQEKENFLRSIYDGVAQAIFVVDVVDDDFRYVGLNTAHEKLTGLISDDVQGKTPEQLFPPTPATKVRQHYQDCLNAGTTITYEECLPFKGQETWWFTSLTPLRDDNHRVYRIVGSGINITEQKHAQQMLELQAVITRNMAEGICLVRASDGIIVYANPKFEKMFGYDTNELTGIHISIINYAKDQAEAEAVNQAISATVLQHGEASYEVHNVKKDGTPFWCSATTSMFEHPEYGQVFVAVHQDITEQKQIQERLKASLKEKEVLLKEIHHRVKNNLGIVSSLLQMQCRRTQDPEATAILRDSQNRIASIALVHEKLYRSADLANIDFAQYIPDLTTHLFDSYNVTPNCIKLKIQVNNASLDIETAIPCGLIINELVSNALKYAFPHQSTGEIIVSLEQQDNYNLILTIQDNGVGLPQDFNPKYTKTLGIILVQGLVKQLRGTMEVNSQQGTEFKITFTKSRA from the coding sequence ATGAATATTTTTATGCAAATACCGTTGATTCCTTGTAATCATAGCGATGCTGGGCAATCGATGTTGTTATGGCTGCATATTGTATCTGATAGTTTGATTGCGATCGCCTATTATTCTATTCCCTGCACACTACTATATTTCATTCGCAAACGCCGAGATTTACCATTTAACTGGATTTTTTTGCTGTTTGCTTTATTGATGCTAAGTTGTGGCACAGCTCACTGGATAGAAATTTGGACGCTTTGGCATCCTATATATTGGCTGAGTGGCGGGATGAAAGCGATCGCATCTGTAGTATCACTGTACACAGCATTAGAACTGATACGTTTAATGCCACAAGCCCTAACCTTTCCCAGTCCCGCACAACTAGAAGCCACAAACAAAGAACTAGCGCGAGAAATTAGCGAACGTCAAAAAATAGAAGCAGCTTTACGGTGCAGTGAAGAACGTTGGCACTTGGCTGTGGCTGGTACGAGTGAGGCGATTTGGGATTGGGACATCACAACTAATCAAACTTATCGTTCAGAACGTTGGTATGAAATGTTGGGATATAAGCATCATGAACTGAGCAATGAAGATGATGAATGGAGTAAACGCATACATCCTAATGATTATGAACAAGTCATAGCAGCTCAAACAGCTTATTTATTAAAACAAGCCCCAGATTATAACGTTGAATATCGATTGCGCCGTAAAGATGGTAGTTATGGATGGTTTAGATCACGCGCCAAAGCCGTTTGGGATGAGCAAGGAAATCCTGTGCGGTTGGTTGGTTCATTAGGAGAGATTACAGACCGCAAACAAGTAGAATTGGTTTTGCAAGAACGGGAAGCGATGTTGCGACGGATTGGAGATAACTTGCCGAATGGGGCAATTTACAAAGTCATTCGAGAATTAGATGGTAGCGATCGCTTTTATTATTTAAGTGCTGGAATTGAAAACATCATGGAAGTGAGCGCCGCAGATGCACTCCAAGATGCCAGCCTACTCTATAGTCAGTTTATCCCAGAAGATATCCCCCGACTTCATGCCGCAGAGAATGAGTCAAGACAGCATCTCAGTATTTTTAATATTCAACTACGAATCTGTACACCTAGTAATCAACTGAAGTGGTGTCATTTTCGTTCCTCGCCACGGCGGTTGGAAGATGGTCGCATAGCTTGGGATGGAATGGTAGTTGATATTACAGAATTTAAACGCACTGAAGAAATACTCCGCAAAAATGAAGCTTTGTTAGAAGAAGCGCAGCGCGTGGCTCGTTTGGGTAACTGGGAGTATGACCTTGCCACTGGTAAAGTTAGCTGGTCAAAAGGGCTGTTTGAACTTTTTCAACGCGACAGTAAACTCTCACCCCCCACATATACAGAAAATCTACAGCTATATCACCCCGAAGATCGAGAAAAATTAGACCAAGCTGTTAAGCGTGCTATTGCTACTGGTGAATCTTACAAACTAGTGCTACGTGCTACTAGAGTTGACAATGTTGAAATTTATGTTGAGGGGATTGGCTATGCCGAGTTTAATACTAATGGAGAGGTAGCACGCCTTTACGGTACTGCTCAAGATATTACAGAACGCAAGCAAGCAGAAGCGGCTTTACAAGCCAGCGAACGTAGATTTCGTGGCATTTTCAACAATTCATTTCAGTTTATCGGGCTGCTGAGTGTTGATGGAACTTTGCTAGAAGCAAATCAAACGGCGCTCGATTTTGCAGGAATTAAGCCGGAAGACGTAATTAATCGACCATTTTGGGAAACACACTGGTGGACAATTTCGCCAGAAATTCAAGAGCAACTTAAACAGGCAATTGCTTCAGCGACTCAAGGAAACTTTGTCCGCTATGAAGTGGATGTTTTGGGAGCAAATCACCAAGTAGCAACAATTGATTTTTCCTTGCGTCCACTCCAGGACGAAACGGGCGAAGTTATTTTGTTAATTCCTGAAGGCCGAGATATTACCGAACGACAAGCGGCATTACGCGATCGCATTCAGGCAGAAGAAAAATTGCGCCGTAGTGAATTACAGCTAACTGCTGCCCAGCATATCGCCCATGTCGGCAGTTGGGAATGGAACTTGGGTGATGAACCGCAAATTTGGTCAGTAGAAACCTTTCGGATTTTTGGTCTTTGCCCAATTCAACCAGCACCAACTCAAGCAGAATTTCTGCAAATGGTTCACCCAGATGATCGGCCAGGTTTACAAGCCCATTTTTTAGCAGCAATTGTCGATGCAGTCCCGATTAACGTGGAATATCGGATTATTCGGCCTGATGGCTCAATGCGCTACTTAGAATCTAGAGCAGATGTAGCATACAATACCGAAACCAAAAGTATCAAGTTATTTGGAGCCGTTCTCGATATTACAGAGCGTAAACAAGCTGAATTAGAAATTATCAAGAGCCGTGATTTGCTCGAAGCCATTTATAACGAATCGGCTGATGCTCTGTTTCTGGTTGATCCCCAAACATTATTAACGCTCGACTGCAACCATCGGGCTGTAGAATTATTTGCGGCGCGATGTAAAGCTGACCTAATTGGGATTGAAGGACAAACCCTGCACAAACGACCATTTAGTTCTCAGGAAGTAGCTGATATCCTGGCAATAATGAATCAGCAAGGATTTTGGAGCCAAGAAATTGAGTACGTTACGCAGCAGGGTAATTGTTTTTGGGGAAATATTGCAATTAAACAAATTCGAGTTGCCGAGCAGGTGATGAATTTGGTACGAGTGACTGATATTAGCGATCGCAAATTAGCAGAAGCAGCATTAACTAGAAGTGAAGAACAACAGCGACTCACATTAGAATATACCCAAATTGGGACTTGGGATTGGAATCTGCAAACAAATGAAGTGATTTGGGATGACAATCACTGTCGCTTGCTAGGCTTAGATCCAGAAATATCAACAGCCCAATATCAATTATGGCGTGATGCTGTTCATCCAGAGGATATAGAACGAATTGAACAAACTGTCCTCCAGGCTTTGGCAGATCATACTAATTTTGAGGCAGAATATCGGGTAATTTTTCCTAATGGCGAAATTCGCTGGCTGACAGGAAAAGGACATGGAATTTATGACACAGAGGGTCAGCCAATTCGGATGTTGGGTGTAATTATTGATATTAGCGATCGCAAACTAGCAGAAGAAAAACTCAAGCAAGCCGAATTGCAATATCGCACTTTAGTTGAGCAAATTCCCGGAGTAGTTTACACATCACCAATCGCAGGTACTTCGGAATTTGCCTACATCAGTCCCCAAATTCAAACATTACTCAATGTCCCAGCACAAGAATGGGAAGCAGGCCTCTGCAACAGTTGGGTAAACTTTGTCAATCCACAAGATCACCCATTTGTCCTACAAGCAGTTCAAACAACACTTGCAACAGGAGAGCCTCTCAACATTGAATATCGGATGATGACTCAAGATAACAAAGTCATTTGGGTACAGGATCAGGCGCGTTTAGTATTAGCACCCGATGGCAAAACTCCAATCTTACAAGGAGTTGCATTTAATATTAGCGATCGCAAACAAGCAGAACAAGCACTGCAAGAAAAAGAAAATTTTTTACGCAGTATTTACGATGGTGTAGCCCAGGCAATTTTTGTGGTCGATGTGGTCGATGATGATTTTCGTTATGTCGGTTTGAATACTGCTCACGAAAAACTCACAGGTCTAATTTCCGATGATGTGCAAGGCAAAACCCCAGAACAGTTGTTTCCTCCCACTCCGGCGACGAAGGTAAGACAACATTATCAAGATTGTCTCAACGCAGGCACAACTATTACTTATGAAGAATGTTTACCATTTAAAGGCCAAGAAACTTGGTGGTTCACCAGCCTGACTCCCTTGAGAGACGATAATCACCGTGTTTACCGCATCGTTGGTAGTGGTATTAATATTACAGAGCAGAAACACGCTCAACAAATGCTAGAACTACAAGCAGTCATTACGCGCAACATGGCTGAAGGAATCTGCTTAGTTCGCGCCAGCGATGGCATTATCGTTTATGCCAATCCTAAGTTTGAGAAAATGTTTGGTTATGACACTAATGAATTAACTGGCATACATATCTCAATTATCAATTATGCCAAGGATCAAGCGGAAGCTGAAGCAGTGAATCAAGCCATCAGTGCAACTGTTTTGCAACATGGTGAAGCCAGCTATGAAGTCCACAATGTGAAAAAAGATGGCACACCTTTCTGGTGTAGTGCGACAACTTCTATGTTTGAGCATCCTGAGTATGGACAAGTTTTCGTTGCGGTTCACCAAGACATTACCGAACAAAAGCAAATCCAAGAGCGACTCAAAGCGTCTCTGAAAGAAAAAGAGGTTTTACTCAAAGAAATTCATCATCGTGTCAAAAACAATTTAGGCATTGTTAGTAGTCTGTTACAAATGCAATGCCGACGGACACAAGACCCTGAAGCCACAGCAATTCTGCGTGATAGTCAAAACCGCATTGCTTCTATTGCCTTAGTTCATGAAAAACTCTACCGTTCCGCCGATTTAGCAAACATAGATTTTGCTCAATACATCCCCGATTTGACCACTCATTTATTTGATTCTTACAATGTCACACCTAACTGTATTAAACTGAAAATCCAAGTTAATAATGCCAGCTTAGACATTGAAACAGCCATCCCTTGTGGTTTGATTATCAATGAATTAGTTTCCAATGCTTTAAAATACGCTTTTCCTCATCAAAGTACAGGAGAAATTATCGTTAGCTTAGAGCAGCAAGATAATTACAACTTGATATTAACCATTCAAGACAATGGAGTTGGACTGCCTCAAGACTTTAATCCTAAATACACAAAAACCTTGGGTATTATTCTTGTCCAAGGTTTAGTGAAACAGTTAAGAGGAACGATGGAAGTTAATTCTCAACAAGGCACAGAATTTAAAATTACTTTTACAAAAAGCAGGGCATGA
- a CDS encoding type II toxin-antitoxin system ParD family antitoxin, which produces MSSINISLPESMKVFVEEQVTKGGYSSVSEYLQELISQEQKRQTQEHIEELLIAGLESGEAIEVNDEWWEQKRTYLTNHLYEDQ; this is translated from the coding sequence ATGAGCAGTATTAATATTTCCTTACCTGAATCTATGAAAGTCTTTGTGGAAGAACAAGTCACTAAAGGTGGCTACAGTTCGGTAAGCGAGTATTTACAAGAGTTGATTAGTCAAGAGCAAAAACGCCAGACACAAGAACACATAGAAGAACTTTTAATTGCCGGGCTTGAAAGTGGAGAAGCAATAGAAGTTAATGATGAATGGTGGGAGCAAAAACGCACGTACCTAACAAATCACCTGTATGAAGACCAATAA
- a CDS encoding type II toxin-antitoxin system RelE/ParE family toxin gives MAKRIVITPKASLDIDECFAYIAQENPETALIFFDSIRETFAQLARMPGMGSSYPLDNLRLHGLRKWVVKGFKRYLIFLLRAR, from the coding sequence ATGGCAAAACGCATAGTCATTACACCCAAAGCTAGTTTAGACATTGATGAGTGTTTTGCGTACATTGCTCAAGAAAACCCCGAAACAGCTCTTATATTTTTTGATTCCATAAGAGAAACTTTTGCACAGTTAGCTAGAATGCCTGGAATGGGGAGTAGTTATCCTTTAGATAACTTACGTTTACATGGTTTACGTAAGTGGGTTGTTAAAGGATTTAAAAGGTATCTAATTTTTTTATTGCGAGCGAGATGA
- the thrC gene encoding threonine synthase, which yields MTVSLSVAKSHRQPWPGLIEAYREYLPVSDKTPVVTLLEGNTPLIPVPAIAERIGRQVNVFVKYDGLNPTGSFKDRGMTMAISKAKEAGAKAVICASTGNTSAAAAAYAKRGGMKAFVLIPDGYVALGKLAQALLYGAEVLAIKGNFDRALEIVRDMAESYPVTLVNSVNPYRLEGQKTGAFEVVDALGNAPDWLCIPVGNAGNISAYWMGFCQYHQAGKCDRLPKMMGFQAAGAAPLVNGQPVTHPETIATAIRIGNPASWDKAIAAQTASQGSFAAVTDAEILDAYRLLAASEGIFCEPASAASVAGLLKVKDQVPTGATVVCVLTGNGLKDPDTAIKHSDSQFKQGIPAELKDVATAMGF from the coding sequence GTGACTGTGAGCTTGTCTGTTGCTAAATCTCATCGCCAACCTTGGCCCGGACTGATAGAAGCCTATCGTGAATACTTACCTGTCAGTGACAAAACGCCTGTTGTTACCTTGTTAGAGGGTAATACTCCCTTAATTCCGGTGCCGGCGATCGCAGAACGCATTGGCAGACAAGTGAATGTATTTGTCAAGTACGATGGCCTCAACCCCACCGGCAGTTTTAAAGACCGGGGAATGACAATGGCCATTTCCAAAGCCAAGGAAGCAGGCGCAAAAGCCGTAATTTGTGCCAGTACAGGTAATACTTCCGCCGCCGCCGCCGCTTATGCTAAACGTGGCGGGATGAAAGCCTTTGTTTTGATTCCTGATGGTTACGTCGCTTTGGGCAAATTAGCACAGGCTTTATTGTATGGTGCAGAAGTTTTAGCAATTAAAGGTAACTTTGACCGCGCCTTAGAAATTGTCCGGGATATGGCTGAGAGTTACCCAGTAACCTTGGTAAATTCCGTTAACCCTTACCGCTTAGAAGGACAAAAAACCGGAGCCTTTGAAGTTGTTGATGCTTTGGGTAACGCTCCCGATTGGCTATGTATCCCCGTGGGCAATGCGGGAAATATATCAGCATATTGGATGGGATTTTGTCAATACCACCAAGCAGGTAAATGCGATCGCCTGCCCAAAATGATGGGATTCCAAGCCGCAGGTGCCGCACCCTTAGTCAACGGTCAACCAGTCACCCATCCCGAAACCATCGCCACAGCCATTCGGATTGGGAATCCAGCTAGTTGGGATAAAGCGATCGCCGCGCAAACAGCGAGTCAAGGAAGTTTTGCGGCTGTCACCGATGCAGAAATTCTCGACGCTTATCGATTGTTGGCTGCATCCGAAGGTATTTTCTGTGAACCAGCCAGCGCCGCTTCTGTGGCGGGATTATTAAAAGTTAAAGACCAAGTACCCACAGGTGCAACAGTGGTTTGTGTGCTGACTGGTAATGGTTTGAAAGACCCTGATACAGCAATTAAGCACAGTGACAGTCAATTTAAACAAGGCATCCCAGCAGAACTGAAAGATGTAGCCACTGCAATGGGATTTTAA
- a CDS encoding TOBE domain-containing protein, translating into MQVSARNALKGTVKKVEVGSVNTEVSVEIANGVEVTAIITKSSAENLKLAEGKQVYAIVKATDVMIAID; encoded by the coding sequence ATGCAAGTTAGTGCGCGTAATGCTTTAAAAGGAACAGTTAAAAAAGTTGAAGTTGGCAGTGTTAATACAGAAGTTAGCGTAGAAATTGCCAATGGTGTAGAAGTCACAGCAATCATTACAAAATCATCTGCGGAAAATCTGAAACTCGCTGAAGGTAAACAGGTTTATGCCATTGTTAAAGCTACTGATGTAATGATTGCTATTGATTAA
- a CDS encoding ChaB family protein — translation MPEVYQAERTISAVFKEQKQVDDVIRRLLDRGVPRDHISVMGRNFQSETRIAGFITKKDVILGGLRTGAIFGSLFGSFLSLLTGVGVLFIPFVGPIVAAGPISALLLGAASGAIAGSAGAGLVSVFTAWGMPEDKAAVYQTRLQAGEFLLMTEVPANRAGEFQLLLESAGAEELSTMDKTLVHPCPGPCNSPEDLSPEVRAHLSQEAQRVFIERYNAVLNETSDEFNAEQAAWEAVHQRFDEDENGVWSKQKVGV, via the coding sequence GTGCCAGAAGTCTATCAAGCAGAGCGTACTATTTCGGCTGTATTTAAAGAACAGAAGCAAGTTGATGATGTAATTCGACGTTTACTCGACCGAGGCGTACCCAGAGATCATATTTCGGTGATGGGACGAAACTTCCAGTCAGAAACGAGAATTGCAGGCTTTATTACTAAAAAAGATGTAATTTTAGGCGGGTTGCGAACAGGAGCGATTTTTGGCTCGCTGTTTGGCTCTTTCTTGAGTTTGCTCACAGGTGTAGGTGTACTGTTCATTCCCTTTGTTGGCCCGATTGTGGCGGCTGGGCCAATCAGTGCATTACTATTAGGGGCAGCCAGTGGTGCGATCGCAGGTAGTGCTGGTGCTGGTTTAGTTTCGGTGTTCACCGCTTGGGGAATGCCAGAAGATAAGGCCGCAGTTTACCAAACTCGCTTACAAGCTGGCGAATTTTTATTAATGACAGAAGTACCAGCTAATCGTGCCGGGGAATTTCAACTACTTTTAGAAAGTGCCGGTGCTGAAGAACTGAGTACAATGGACAAAACTTTGGTTCATCCTTGCCCTGGGCCATGTAATAGCCCAGAGGATTTATCTCCTGAAGTCCGCGCTCATCTGTCACAAGAAGCTCAACGAGTATTCATCGAGCGTTACAATGCGGTATTGAATGAAACCAGTGATGAGTTTAATGCCGAACAAGCTGCCTGGGAAGCCGTACACCAGCGTTTTGATGAAGATGAAAACGGTGTTTGGTCAAAACAAAAAGTCGGTGTTTAA
- a CDS encoding Dps family protein, whose product MRAINIGLTEEQRQGVANLLNQDLADAYLLLVKTKKYHWDVVGPQFRSLHQLWEEHYEKLTENIDALAERVRALGCYPVGTMEGFLQIATLKEHSGDVPTATGMVANLVEDHEQIIRNLREHIDQSSEEFHDEGTADFLTGLMEEHEEMAWMLRSFIEGQELQPDGSKPETGTKTPVGV is encoded by the coding sequence ATGCGTGCAATCAACATCGGTTTGACAGAAGAACAGCGTCAAGGTGTAGCTAATCTGTTAAATCAAGATTTGGCGGATGCCTATTTACTTTTAGTAAAAACCAAAAAGTATCATTGGGATGTCGTTGGCCCTCAGTTTCGTAGCTTGCACCAACTATGGGAAGAACATTACGAAAAACTGACTGAAAATATTGATGCTTTAGCTGAACGGGTGAGAGCTTTAGGTTGTTACCCTGTTGGCACAATGGAAGGATTTCTCCAAATTGCTACTCTCAAAGAACATTCAGGTGATGTTCCCACAGCCACAGGGATGGTAGCAAATCTGGTGGAAGATCATGAGCAAATTATTCGCAACCTCAGAGAACATATAGATCAGTCAAGTGAAGAATTCCATGATGAAGGAACTGCTGACTTTTTAACCGGACTGATGGAAGAGCATGAAGAAATGGCTTGGATGCTGCGCTCTTTTATTGAAGGACAAGAATTGCAGCCAGATGGCAGCAAGCCAGAAACAGGCACAAAAACTCCTGTGGGCGTGTAG
- the nfi gene encoding deoxyribonuclease V (cleaves DNA at apurinic or apyrimidinic sites), with protein MNIHQLHAWPQTLEEAITIQESLREQVITEDQLPETISYVAGVDMGFAEEGKVSRAAVAVLSFPDLKVVETALAHRPTSFPYIPGFLSFREIPAVLDALAKIQTVPDVILCDGQGIAHPRRLGIASHLGVILDMPTIGVAKSLLIGKHQELLEARGSWQPLIHKGETVGAVLRTRVGVKPLYISSGHKISLTTAIDYVLRCTPKYRLPETTRVADKLASNR; from the coding sequence ATGAATATTCATCAACTTCATGCTTGGCCTCAAACCCTAGAAGAAGCTATCACTATTCAAGAAAGTTTGCGCGAACAAGTAATTACAGAAGATCAACTCCCAGAAACTATTAGTTATGTTGCTGGTGTCGATATGGGTTTTGCAGAGGAGGGTAAAGTTAGCCGCGCTGCTGTAGCAGTGCTGAGTTTTCCTGATTTAAAAGTTGTAGAAACAGCCTTGGCGCATCGTCCGACTTCATTTCCCTACATTCCTGGGTTTCTTTCCTTTCGAGAAATTCCGGCTGTACTGGATGCTTTAGCAAAAATTCAAACAGTACCAGATGTTATTCTCTGTGATGGACAAGGTATTGCCCATCCCCGCAGATTAGGTATAGCCAGCCATCTTGGGGTAATTTTAGATATGCCGACAATTGGTGTCGCTAAATCACTGTTAATTGGCAAGCATCAAGAATTGCTAGAAGCTAGAGGTAGTTGGCAACCACTCATACATAAAGGTGAAACTGTTGGTGCAGTGTTACGGACGCGCGTTGGCGTTAAACCTTTGTATATTTCTAGTGGTCACAAAATTAGCTTAACTACAGCAATTGATTATGTATTACGCTGTACACCAAAGTACAGATTACCAGAAACAACCCGTGTCGCGGATAAGTTAGCGTCTAATAGATAA
- a CDS encoding GDSL-type esterase/lipase family protein: protein MQTLQALSSMQLSLAPNQCQSLKIVALGDSIVYGFGDPERGGWVEQLRRWWMLPGSAGHVLYNLGVRGDRTQQVAQRLEVEFRHRGELRNRVPDLIILSVGVNDSARLGRPNGKNYTDFATFEADIAHLLDLAQQLCPVLFVGMTPVDETKMPFLDCFYFNHTDQHRYKEATRLACQQRQIPYLDIFDQWMGRGETWLSQRMNADGLHPNTLGYQALLDDVLKWDALAPYHAQPEYQLR, encoded by the coding sequence ATGCAAACATTACAAGCTCTTTCTTCAATGCAACTGTCTTTAGCTCCGAATCAATGTCAGTCTTTGAAGATTGTCGCTCTTGGAGACAGCATAGTTTACGGTTTTGGTGATCCTGAACGTGGTGGTTGGGTGGAACAACTGCGGCGATGGTGGATGTTGCCTGGTAGTGCTGGTCACGTTTTATATAATTTAGGTGTCAGAGGCGATCGCACACAACAAGTAGCCCAAAGACTAGAAGTAGAATTTCGTCATCGTGGCGAACTCCGTAATCGTGTTCCTGATTTAATTATTCTTTCAGTTGGAGTGAATGATTCAGCGCGGTTAGGTCGTCCCAATGGCAAAAACTACACAGATTTCGCCACCTTTGAAGCCGATATCGCCCATTTATTAGATTTGGCACAGCAACTCTGCCCAGTTTTATTTGTAGGTATGACACCTGTGGATGAAACTAAAATGCCATTTCTGGATTGTTTTTATTTCAATCATACTGACCAACACCGTTATAAAGAAGCTACGCGCCTAGCTTGTCAACAACGTCAAATTCCTTACTTGGATATTTTCGACCAATGGATGGGACGTGGTGAAACTTGGTTAAGCCAGCGAATGAATGCTGATGGTTTACATCCCAATACATTAGGCTACCAAGCTTTGTTAGATGATGTGTTGAAATGGGATGCTCTAGCACCCTATCATGCTCAACCAGAATACCAATTGAGATAA